A part of Vibrio navarrensis genomic DNA contains:
- the nagA gene encoding N-acetylglucosamine-6-phosphate deacetylase: MRFALLADKVFTPNGVEHATAVIVNGDTIEAVTKQIPSDCECIRLEDLSLMAGFVDIHIHGRAGCDVMDATPEALQTISDALPETGVVAWCGTTVTAPMDEIHAALSGVNDFIAQGQTSGAELVGSFLEGPYFTEPFRGSHPARFLKAATLDELEQLSSCAGDSLLRVALAPEYDGSMAVIDWLVARGIKVSVAHTSATFDQVTEAHQHGADCGVHLFNGMLGLHHREPGCAGAVLYHDMLAEIIPDGVHVNPVMMNLAHRMKGYEKMVLITDCMRAGGMPDGDYVLGAQTVTVTDGNAITQDGSLAGSTCSLDKALRTMVFDAKIPLWEAVQMSTAVPARYLGLEQRLGSIAAGFDASLVVMDDQLHVHRTLIKGQWAFHSQE; this comes from the coding sequence ATTAGCGGATAAGGTCTTCACCCCAAATGGGGTGGAGCACGCCACCGCCGTGATCGTCAATGGCGATACCATCGAAGCGGTGACCAAGCAGATCCCAAGTGATTGTGAGTGCATTCGCCTTGAAGACCTGTCTCTGATGGCTGGCTTTGTTGATATTCACATTCACGGCCGCGCCGGTTGTGACGTCATGGACGCCACACCTGAGGCGCTACAAACCATCAGCGATGCCCTACCTGAAACGGGCGTTGTCGCCTGGTGTGGCACCACCGTCACCGCGCCGATGGACGAGATCCACGCCGCGCTCAGTGGCGTGAACGACTTCATCGCACAAGGCCAGACCTCGGGCGCCGAACTGGTAGGCTCATTCTTAGAAGGGCCTTACTTTACCGAACCGTTTCGTGGTTCGCACCCAGCGCGCTTTTTAAAAGCCGCGACACTGGATGAGCTTGAGCAGCTCAGCTCCTGCGCCGGTGACTCCTTACTGCGCGTGGCACTCGCGCCGGAATACGACGGCTCGATGGCTGTGATTGACTGGTTGGTAGCTCGCGGGATCAAAGTCAGCGTTGCCCACACCAGCGCCACCTTCGATCAGGTGACCGAAGCACATCAGCATGGCGCTGACTGTGGCGTGCACCTGTTTAATGGCATGTTGGGGCTGCACCACCGTGAGCCCGGCTGTGCCGGCGCGGTGCTGTATCACGACATGCTGGCCGAAATCATCCCCGATGGCGTGCATGTCAATCCGGTGATGATGAATCTGGCGCACCGCATGAAAGGGTACGAGAAAATGGTCCTCATTACCGATTGCATGCGTGCCGGTGGCATGCCCGATGGCGACTATGTCCTCGGCGCGCAAACCGTCACCGTCACCGATGGCAACGCCATAACCCAAGACGGCTCTCTGGCCGGCAGCACCTGCAGCCTCGACAAAGCGCTGCGCACCATGGTATTCGATGCAAAGATCCCTCTATGGGAAGCGGTTCAAATGAGCACCGCTGTGCCTGCGCGCTACCTCGGACTCGAGCAGCGTTTAGGCTCGATTGCCGCCGGTTTTGATGCCAGCTTGGTCGTCATGGACGATCAACTGCACGTTCACCGCACCCTAATCAAGGGGCAGTGGGCATTTCATTCTCAAGAATAA